One Ignavibacteriota bacterium DNA segment encodes these proteins:
- a CDS encoding glycoside hydrolase family 27 protein, protein MHALSTYVHAKGLKLGIYSSPGPLTCGGYTASYQHELLDAKQYDAWGIDYLKYDWCSYGQIAPNASLPELKRPYTVMRAALDSVRRDIVYSLCQYGMGKVWEWGATVGGNCWRTTGDITDTWESMAGIGFSQGGQEAFAGPGRWNDPDMLVVGKVGWGPALHPTRLTPNEQYTHISLWCLLASPLLIGCDMTQMDDFTLSLLTNDEVLAVNQDPLGKQAGRIATEGDTEVWAKKMEDGSYAVGLFNRGRWQQDVTVLWSELGLKKGSHAVRDLWRQKDLGSFDGGFTATIAKHGVVLIRVTQ, encoded by the coding sequence ATGCACGCGCTCAGCACGTACGTCCATGCAAAGGGATTGAAACTGGGGATCTATTCTTCTCCCGGTCCCCTCACGTGCGGCGGTTACACGGCAAGCTATCAGCACGAACTGCTCGATGCGAAGCAATACGACGCATGGGGCATCGATTACCTGAAGTACGATTGGTGTTCCTACGGTCAGATCGCGCCCAATGCCAGCCTTCCGGAATTGAAAAGACCGTACACGGTGATGCGGGCGGCACTGGACAGCGTGAGGCGCGATATCGTCTATTCGTTGTGCCAGTACGGCATGGGCAAGGTGTGGGAATGGGGCGCGACCGTCGGTGGCAATTGTTGGCGGACCACCGGCGACATCACCGACACCTGGGAGAGCATGGCAGGTATCGGGTTCTCACAGGGCGGCCAGGAGGCCTTCGCCGGGCCGGGACGTTGGAACGATCCGGACATGCTGGTCGTGGGAAAGGTCGGCTGGGGCCCTGCACTCCATCCCACACGCCTCACGCCGAACGAGCAATACACGCATATCAGCCTGTGGTGCCTCCTTGCCTCACCGCTCCTGATCGGCTGCGACATGACGCAGATGGACGACTTCACGCTCTCCCTTCTCACGAACGATGAAGTGCTCGCAGTGAACCAGGATCCGTTGGGAAAGCAGGCCGGACGCATCGCGACGGAGGGAGACACAGAGGTATGGGCGAAGAAGATGGAGGATGGATCCTACGCCGTCGGACTTTTCAACCGTGGCCGTTGGCAGCAGGACGTTACGGTCCTCTGGTCTGAACTCGGACTCAAGAAAGGATCACATGCGGTCCGTGATCTCTGGAGGCAGAAGGATCTTGGGTCGTTCGATGGAGGGTTTACGGCGACGATAGCGAAGCATGGAGTGGTCTTGATCCGCGTCACGCAGTGA
- a CDS encoding homoserine O-acetyltransferase, with amino-acid sequence MTSHQGGEIVGTRSVTFFPGGFLDTPGACASLPDLTVAYETYGTLNAAGDNAILVCHALTGNAHAAGLSSPDPRSVGWWDPMIGPGRPLDTDRYCVIASNFLGGCYGTTGPTSINPRTGKRYTMSFPAYTVRDMVHVQKGLLDHLGVKSLVSVIGGSLGGMQVLEWPLCYPAMVRSIIPIATAAQHSAWCIGLNDLTRQAIMMDPAWRDGEYDPSAQPAAGLSLARQIAMITYRSDISFTRRFHRTVAAAGPGGRERRFEVENYLRYQGEKLVARFDANTYLYITRAMDAHDVAAGRAPLADVLGSIRVPSLNVGISSDILYPAHEQQAIATALPRSTYREIDSPDGHDAFLIAYEQLGPFVHEFLKEIQ; translated from the coding sequence ATGACGTCGCACCAGGGTGGCGAGATCGTCGGGACACGCAGTGTCACGTTCTTCCCGGGCGGATTCCTTGATACGCCCGGGGCGTGTGCCTCGTTGCCCGACCTCACGGTCGCCTATGAGACCTACGGCACGCTCAACGCCGCGGGCGACAACGCCATTCTGGTATGTCATGCCCTCACCGGCAACGCCCATGCGGCGGGGCTGTCGTCTCCCGATCCACGCTCGGTCGGCTGGTGGGACCCGATGATCGGCCCGGGCCGGCCGCTCGACACCGACCGCTATTGCGTGATCGCATCGAACTTCCTGGGCGGATGCTACGGCACCACCGGCCCCACGTCGATCAACCCGCGCACCGGAAAGCGGTACACGATGTCCTTCCCCGCATACACCGTCCGCGACATGGTCCATGTGCAGAAAGGATTGCTGGACCACCTCGGTGTGAAGAGTCTTGTCTCAGTCATCGGTGGGTCGCTGGGTGGTATGCAGGTCCTGGAGTGGCCGCTGTGCTACCCGGCCATGGTCCGCTCGATCATTCCCATCGCTACAGCGGCGCAGCATTCCGCCTGGTGCATCGGATTGAACGACCTGACGCGACAGGCGATCATGATGGACCCGGCCTGGCGTGACGGCGAGTACGATCCATCGGCACAGCCCGCGGCCGGGCTTTCCCTTGCGCGTCAGATCGCGATGATCACCTACCGGAGCGACATCTCGTTCACACGGAGGTTCCACCGCACTGTCGCCGCCGCGGGTCCCGGCGGCCGGGAACGAAGGTTCGAAGTGGAGAATTACCTGCGCTACCAGGGCGAGAAGCTGGTGGCCAGGTTCGATGCGAACACGTACCTGTACATCACCCGGGCAATGGATGCGCACGACGTTGCGGCAGGGCGAGCGCCACTGGCCGATGTCCTTGGTTCGATCCGCGTGCCGTCCCTCAACGTCGGCATTTCATCCGACATCCTTTACCCCGCACACGAACAGCAGGCCATCGCAACGGCGCTCCCCCGTTCAACGTACCGGGAGATCGATTCACCCGACGGACACGATGCGTTCCTGATCGCCTATGAGCAGCTCGGTCCGTTCGTTCATGAGTTTCTGAAGGAGATACAATGA
- a CDS encoding diaminopimelate dehydrogenase, whose amino-acid sequence MKKTRVAVLGYGNVGRCAVESILVEPDMELVGIVEVAEVVSKDCPYTERDPMALRNVRIVSDVKELDSIDVAVLSCPSRIVRETAGKILAYGIRTVDSFDIHHDIPAVRKELGAIAKEHNTVSILSAGWDPGIDSVMRGWFQAMAPRGITYTNYGPGMSMGHSVAVRAIAGVKDAISITVPAGMGIHRRMVYVQLQSGAKFEEVEQRIKTDPYFVKDRTYVFEVEDVALLMDTGHGVLLERNGVSGVTHNQSMRFQLKVNNPALTAQVMVSAARAAMRQQPGCYTMIELPVVDFLYGDVDSFVTRFV is encoded by the coding sequence ATGAAGAAGACCCGCGTCGCCGTCCTCGGTTATGGCAATGTCGGACGCTGTGCAGTGGAATCCATCCTCGTTGAACCCGACATGGAACTGGTCGGCATCGTTGAAGTGGCCGAAGTGGTGTCCAAAGATTGCCCGTATACGGAGCGCGACCCGATGGCCCTGCGCAACGTGCGCATCGTGTCCGATGTCAAAGAACTGGACTCGATCGACGTCGCCGTCCTGTCCTGTCCCTCGCGCATCGTCCGCGAGACAGCGGGCAAGATCCTCGCGTACGGCATTCGCACGGTCGACAGTTTCGACATCCATCATGACATTCCCGCCGTGCGGAAAGAGCTCGGCGCGATCGCGAAGGAACACAACACGGTCTCGATCCTCTCCGCAGGGTGGGATCCGGGCATCGATTCCGTCATGCGCGGATGGTTCCAGGCCATGGCCCCGCGCGGCATCACCTATACGAACTACGGCCCGGGCATGTCCATGGGACATTCGGTCGCCGTCCGTGCGATCGCCGGCGTGAAGGATGCGATCTCGATCACCGTACCGGCGGGCATGGGGATCCATCGCCGCATGGTCTATGTGCAGCTCCAGTCCGGTGCGAAGTTCGAGGAAGTGGAACAACGCATCAAGACCGATCCGTATTTCGTGAAGGACCGCACGTATGTCTTCGAGGTCGAGGACGTTGCGTTGCTCATGGATACGGGGCACGGTGTCCTGCTGGAACGCAATGGTGTTTCGGGCGTGACGCATAACCAGTCGATGCGCTTCCAGCTCAAAGTGAACAACCCCGCCCTCACCGCACAGGTCATGGTCTCCGCCGCCCGCGCCGCCATGCGGCAACAGCCCGGGTGCTATACGATGATCGAATTGCCGGTGGTGGATTTCCTGTACGGCGATGTGGACAGCTTCGTGACACGGTTCGTGTAG
- a CDS encoding DUF937 domain-containing protein, with protein sequence MSALLEILAGSLGRGAVDQISSKLGLNPNTTGRIVQAAIPLLVGALARNSASPSGATALQGALSKDHDGSVLDDVLGFLGSSQQGPGAGILRHVLGDQQSNVQSSIGQVAGVDGAQAGQVLEMLAPLVMGALGKKSAQEGLDAGGLSQFLQGEAQAVQQPQPDIMGSLLGMLDQNKDGNVVDDVSSLLGKLLNNR encoded by the coding sequence ATGAGTGCATTGTTGGAGATCCTCGCCGGGTCGCTCGGGCGCGGGGCGGTCGATCAGATCAGCTCCAAGCTCGGCCTCAACCCCAACACCACCGGCCGTATCGTCCAGGCCGCGATCCCGTTGCTCGTCGGTGCGCTCGCCCGCAACTCGGCCTCGCCGTCGGGTGCGACCGCCCTGCAGGGCGCCTTGAGCAAGGACCATGACGGCTCGGTACTGGACGATGTCCTCGGCTTCCTCGGATCCTCGCAGCAAGGGCCGGGTGCCGGTATCCTCCGTCACGTCCTCGGCGATCAGCAATCGAATGTACAATCGTCGATCGGCCAGGTGGCCGGGGTTGATGGCGCGCAGGCAGGCCAGGTGCTCGAGATGCTTGCCCCGCTGGTCATGGGCGCGCTTGGCAAGAAGTCGGCGCAGGAAGGCCTCGATGCAGGTGGACTGTCGCAGTTCCTGCAAGGTGAGGCGCAGGCCGTTCAGCAGCCACAGCCGGATATCATGGGTTCCCTGCTCGGGATGCTCGATCAGAACAAAGACGGCAATGTGGTGGATGATGTCAGCAGTTTGCTCGGCAAGCTGCTGAATAACAGGTGA
- a CDS encoding aspartate-semialdehyde dehydrogenase has translation MEAKGYTVIVAGATGMVGRTMIQVLEERNFPVARLIPMASARSAGYTVKFRGQDIPVQELSEAALRDARAGVALFSAGASVSRTFSPIAVKFGTVVIDNSSAFRTDPDIPLVVPEVNPGALQRHHGIIANPNCSTIQMVVALKPLHDAFGITRVVVATYQSVTGAGQRGYEQLMAEMRGETLNPPKFPHPIALNLIPHIDEFEADGYTREEIKMMRETVKIMEDPSIKVNATCVRVPVVGGHSEAVTIECARPLTLAAARELLRTAPGVILQDDPSQKHYPMPRNAGGKDEVFVGRLRLDATVPNGLSLWIVSDNLRKGAATNAVQIAEAMAAQGLLRKA, from the coding sequence ATGGAAGCGAAAGGATATACGGTGATCGTCGCCGGCGCGACCGGCATGGTCGGGCGCACGATGATCCAGGTTCTCGAAGAACGGAACTTCCCTGTTGCCCGGCTCATACCCATGGCCTCGGCCCGCTCCGCCGGATACACCGTGAAGTTCCGCGGGCAGGACATCCCCGTACAGGAATTATCGGAAGCCGCACTCCGCGATGCCCGCGCCGGGGTCGCGCTCTTCTCCGCCGGGGCGTCGGTGAGCCGCACCTTCTCGCCCATTGCGGTGAAGTTCGGCACGGTGGTCATCGACAACAGCAGTGCGTTCCGCACCGACCCGGACATCCCGCTTGTCGTCCCCGAGGTCAACCCGGGCGCATTGCAGCGTCATCACGGCATCATCGCGAATCCCAACTGCTCCACGATCCAGATGGTGGTGGCGCTGAAGCCTCTCCACGACGCGTTCGGGATCACGCGGGTCGTCGTTGCCACCTATCAGTCCGTGACCGGCGCCGGCCAGCGCGGATATGAGCAGCTGATGGCGGAGATGCGCGGCGAGACGCTGAACCCGCCGAAATTCCCGCACCCTATCGCATTGAATCTGATCCCGCACATCGATGAGTTCGAAGCCGATGGCTATACCAGGGAAGAGATCAAGATGATGCGGGAGACCGTGAAGATCATGGAGGACCCATCGATCAAGGTCAACGCCACCTGTGTGCGCGTCCCCGTGGTCGGCGGTCATAGCGAAGCGGTCACGATCGAGTGCGCCCGTCCCTTAACACTTGCTGCGGCACGGGAGTTGCTCCGGACCGCGCCGGGTGTTATCTTGCAGGACGACCCCTCGCAGAAGCACTACCCCATGCCCAGGAATGCCGGTGGCAAAGACGAGGTGTTCGTCGGACGGCTCCGCCTTGATGCGACCGTCCCCAACGGCCTGTCGCTCTGGATCGTTTCGGACAATCTGAGGAAAGGGGCGGCGACCAACGCCGTACAGATCGCTGAAGCCATGGCCGCACAGGGGCTGCTCCGGAAGGCATGA
- a CDS encoding cobalamin-dependent protein (Presence of a B(12) (cobalamin)-binding domain implies dependence on cobalamin itself, in one of its several forms, or in some unusual lineages, dependence on a cobalamin-like analog.) yields MKKKRILCVPLDPVHDVGIKIIRNALAQRGFDTELLSPDLPLEDVVRIAAQGSYDEILVSRTLGYGVAELLGRFVDLLDAAGVRSRARVTLGGKAITAELAAELGFDRGFDEHSRIEDVVAYLEGKPAESGATAAAKPKPDITAGYSYKVHDARIAAALDEIVDKLLRWTEGKSSPGIERARLRASMFEERNAAQHAALLDRYLSVSDPVIADAFRKGILPKGVRVVSETERTRLKELLADRHQHRPVSLRHAGERPLFFKFLGSGCPVMDIMHAKVCERWGVDGFLLINPSWEARYEGLLEGTLTHQNDGTVTSGENIRLVRELLEPSTLLTVRAHRGLNTPETVLLAGLAGADMTKIDLVYGSLGAGTDPARLAVDGVEAIRLAAKFRMPYDIPGNDELSGVPAWKTLAGLLINVHLGTRLGARAILKPLFCYGPHIVINGLMEQTFVDYNAAKIHALRSIVDCPIWPGEPIAFMTQTEDRVQSATASSFHAALGTSLHVDAMTIASTDEAYSRGPICMASRIDSLQALHEAARFMGKAAVTPTSAADAMTADMHAKIAEVLDRVRQAPDLPAAISSGLLGDREDGAYPGTFGRGTVA; encoded by the coding sequence GTGAAAAAGAAGCGTATCCTCTGTGTGCCCCTTGATCCTGTTCATGATGTGGGCATCAAGATCATCCGGAACGCCCTCGCGCAACGCGGGTTTGATACGGAACTCCTGTCGCCGGACCTCCCGCTTGAGGATGTCGTCCGTATCGCCGCGCAGGGTTCGTACGACGAGATCCTCGTCAGCCGTACGCTGGGATATGGTGTGGCGGAACTGCTCGGGCGGTTCGTCGACCTGCTCGATGCGGCCGGCGTCCGGTCCCGTGCGCGGGTCACGCTCGGCGGCAAAGCGATCACGGCGGAGCTGGCTGCAGAACTCGGGTTCGACCGCGGGTTCGATGAGCATTCGCGCATTGAAGATGTTGTTGCCTATCTGGAAGGGAAACCGGCCGAGAGCGGTGCAACAGCCGCCGCGAAGCCGAAGCCCGATATCACCGCCGGGTATTCGTACAAGGTGCATGATGCACGCATCGCTGCGGCCCTGGATGAGATCGTGGACAAGCTGCTCCGCTGGACCGAAGGGAAAAGTTCGCCGGGCATCGAGCGTGCGCGCCTGCGGGCTTCGATGTTCGAAGAGCGGAACGCGGCACAGCACGCGGCATTGCTGGACCGCTACCTGAGTGTCTCCGACCCGGTGATCGCCGATGCGTTCCGCAAAGGGATCCTCCCCAAAGGTGTGCGCGTCGTTTCGGAAACCGAACGGACCAGATTGAAGGAACTCCTTGCCGACCGCCACCAGCATCGGCCGGTGTCGCTCCGCCATGCAGGCGAGAGGCCACTCTTCTTCAAGTTCCTCGGCTCCGGCTGCCCGGTCATGGACATCATGCACGCCAAAGTGTGCGAACGATGGGGAGTGGATGGATTCCTCCTGATCAATCCGTCGTGGGAAGCCCGGTATGAAGGACTGTTGGAAGGGACACTGACGCACCAGAACGATGGGACCGTGACCTCCGGAGAGAACATCCGGCTGGTCCGTGAGCTTCTGGAGCCATCGACCTTGCTGACCGTCCGCGCCCACCGCGGATTGAATACACCTGAGACCGTCCTGCTGGCGGGGCTGGCAGGGGCGGATATGACCAAGATCGACCTGGTGTACGGTTCGCTCGGAGCGGGTACGGATCCGGCGCGCCTGGCGGTCGACGGTGTCGAAGCGATCCGGCTCGCTGCGAAGTTCAGGATGCCGTACGATATCCCGGGCAACGACGAACTGAGTGGTGTACCGGCCTGGAAGACCCTCGCGGGGTTGTTGATCAATGTGCATCTCGGCACGCGCCTCGGCGCGCGCGCGATCCTGAAACCGCTCTTCTGCTATGGGCCGCACATCGTCATCAACGGGCTGATGGAGCAGACATTCGTGGACTACAACGCGGCGAAGATCCACGCCCTGCGTTCGATCGTGGATTGCCCGATCTGGCCGGGGGAACCGATCGCGTTCATGACACAGACGGAAGACCGCGTCCAGTCGGCAACCGCTTCCTCCTTCCACGCTGCCCTCGGCACGTCGCTGCACGTGGATGCCATGACCATCGCGTCCACGGACGAAGCGTACTCGCGCGGACCGATCTGCATGGCGTCACGCATCGACAGTCTGCAGGCGTTGCATGAGGCCGCGCGCTTCATGGGGAAGGCGGCGGTCACGCCGACCTCCGCCGCCGACGCGATGACGGCGGACATGCATGCAAAGATCGCAGAGGTGCTGGACCGTGTGCGGCAGGCACCGGACCTTCCAGCCGCCATCTCTTCAGGGTTGCTCGGCGACCGGGAAGACGGAGCATATCCCGGGACGTTCGGCAGGGGGACGGTTGCCTAG
- a CDS encoding DUF4126 domain-containing protein: METALSIALGIALSAAAGFRVFVPLLALSIGGYTDVVHLTPGFAWIGTIPSMIAFGTATIAEVGAYYVPWVDNALDTIAAPAAVIAGTVISASVITDLPPLVRWSLALMGGGGIAGILQGATAFLRLKSSTFTAGLGNPALATMELGGSVITVILGILVPAVVAGVMALLAIGIFLVARRLLFSRPARQVKRG, translated from the coding sequence TTGGAAACAGCGCTGAGCATCGCACTGGGTATCGCTCTCAGCGCAGCGGCGGGGTTCCGGGTCTTTGTTCCCCTCCTTGCGCTCAGCATTGGTGGTTACACGGATGTTGTCCACCTCACCCCGGGGTTCGCCTGGATCGGCACGATCCCATCGATGATCGCGTTCGGCACGGCAACGATCGCCGAGGTGGGGGCGTACTATGTGCCGTGGGTCGACAATGCGTTGGACACGATAGCAGCGCCTGCGGCGGTCATCGCCGGCACCGTCATCTCCGCGTCGGTGATCACGGACCTCCCTCCCCTGGTCCGTTGGTCGCTCGCCCTCATGGGTGGCGGAGGCATCGCAGGCATCCTTCAGGGGGCGACGGCATTCCTTCGCCTGAAGTCGTCCACATTCACCGCCGGCCTCGGCAATCCGGCCCTTGCGACCATGGAACTCGGTGGTTCTGTCATCACGGTGATACTGGGGATACTGGTACCGGCAGTAGTGGCGGGCGTTATGGCGTTGCTGGCCATCGGGATCTTCCTCGTAGCGCGCCGGCTCCTGTTCAGCAGACCGGCGCGCCAGGTCAAACGGGGGTGA
- a CDS encoding GntR family transcriptional regulator, with translation MRQEDAGRPGGLAFDREEVRTLRDRIADRIRTLIIDGGLTPGDRLVEPDLATRLGVSRTPLREALLQLDSEGFVRVTPRRGAVVSVLSHADAAETYQVKGVLEAFAARLACAQLQPETMEALRALHERMRRIAAARTKDVRTLLQLNAEFHQTLSDASGNEKLAGYIRSLRAQALRYNYIYLSVLSHLTPSMKEHERILAALAKRDAALVERLVRAHGDAAGKALCAYIDSQTGGHQPQEPQRSSR, from the coding sequence ATGCGGCAGGAGGATGCGGGCCGGCCCGGGGGGCTGGCATTCGACCGGGAAGAGGTGCGGACGCTGCGCGACCGCATCGCCGACCGGATCCGCACGCTCATCATCGACGGTGGCCTGACGCCGGGCGACCGTCTCGTGGAGCCGGACCTCGCCACGCGGCTCGGCGTGAGCCGTACACCGCTGCGTGAAGCACTCCTCCAGCTGGACTCGGAAGGGTTCGTCCGCGTCACCCCGCGCCGCGGCGCCGTCGTCAGCGTGCTGTCGCATGCCGATGCCGCCGAAACGTATCAGGTGAAGGGCGTCCTCGAAGCGTTCGCTGCCCGTCTGGCCTGCGCGCAACTGCAACCGGAGACGATGGAGGCGCTGCGTGCCCTGCACGAACGGATGCGCCGCATCGCCGCCGCCCGTACCAAGGACGTGCGCACGCTCCTGCAGCTCAATGCGGAGTTCCACCAGACCCTCAGCGACGCCTCGGGCAACGAAAAGCTGGCCGGCTATATCCGGTCGCTCCGCGCCCAGGCGCTGCGCTACAACTATATCTACCTGTCCGTCCTGTCGCACCTGACACCATCGATGAAAGAACACGAGCGGATCCTCGCCGCGCTCGCCAAACGCGATGCGGCGCTCGTCGAGCGCCTCGTCCGTGCCCATGGCGATGCCGCAGGAAAGGCCCTGTGCGCGTACATCGACAGTCAGACGGGCGGACATCAACCCCAGGAACCTCAACGGAGCAGCCGATGA
- the lysC gene encoding lysine-sensitive aspartokinase 3 → MSLIVMKFGGTSVESAEAMRRVRDIIRNSAGTSTCVVLSACSGVTNQLLRIGTVASEGNAEEAAGIVRTIITRHTGIMEELLPPAQRTEVQAAIDVWARELLALVRGISILGELTNRSLDLLASYGERFSTLIFEAYLRHAGTPAALVDARTFMVTNAQFTKAAPDLVATAERLQQNVRPLLNDGKVVVTQGFIGSTPTGITTTIGRGGSDHSAALIGALMDANEIQIWTDVDGILTADPSIIKNARRIRIMSFREASELAYFGARVLHPETILPAIEKNIPVLVLNSHRPSSPGTRIVARPDTAQHCTIKSVAYKESISLISIVSTRMFMAHGFLENIFDVFHKYRTVVHTVATSDVSVSVTVNDVSHLSEILEELRQFSTVTVDGGKAIVCVVGDNLRNSIGVAARILLPLSRLNVNINMISQGASEINLSFVIDESNVPIAVQALHAEFFDNGNPDPEIFD, encoded by the coding sequence ATGAGTCTCATCGTCATGAAGTTCGGCGGCACCTCCGTTGAAAGTGCGGAGGCCATGCGCCGGGTCAGAGATATCATCCGGAACAGCGCGGGAACCTCGACCTGTGTCGTCCTGTCCGCCTGCTCCGGCGTCACGAATCAACTCCTGCGCATCGGCACGGTAGCATCCGAAGGGAATGCCGAAGAGGCCGCGGGGATCGTGCGGACCATCATCACGCGGCATACCGGGATCATGGAAGAGCTTCTGCCGCCGGCGCAACGCACCGAGGTGCAGGCCGCCATCGATGTCTGGGCACGCGAGCTGCTCGCGCTCGTCCGCGGGATCAGCATCCTCGGTGAACTGACCAACCGGTCCCTGGACCTCCTTGCGTCGTACGGCGAACGGTTCTCGACACTCATTTTCGAGGCCTACCTCCGCCATGCGGGGACGCCGGCGGCACTGGTGGATGCACGCACCTTCATGGTCACCAACGCCCAGTTCACGAAAGCCGCCCCCGACCTCGTTGCCACGGCCGAACGATTGCAGCAGAACGTCCGCCCGTTGCTGAACGACGGCAAGGTCGTCGTCACGCAGGGCTTCATCGGCTCCACACCCACCGGGATCACGACCACCATCGGGCGTGGGGGTTCGGACCACTCCGCGGCGCTCATCGGTGCCCTGATGGATGCGAACGAGATCCAGATCTGGACCGATGTGGACGGCATTCTCACCGCAGACCCGTCGATCATCAAGAACGCGCGGCGCATCCGCATCATGTCGTTCCGCGAGGCGTCCGAGCTTGCCTACTTCGGTGCGAGGGTCCTCCATCCGGAGACCATCCTCCCCGCCATCGAAAAGAACATCCCGGTCCTGGTGTTGAATTCGCACCGGCCGTCGTCGCCCGGCACACGCATCGTTGCCCGCCCGGATACCGCGCAGCACTGCACCATCAAATCCGTGGCGTACAAAGAGAGCATCTCCCTGATCAGCATCGTCTCCACCCGCATGTTCATGGCGCACGGGTTCCTGGAGAACATCTTCGACGTCTTCCATAAGTACCGCACCGTCGTCCACACGGTGGCCACGTCGGACGTCAGCGTGTCGGTGACGGTGAACGATGTGTCCCACCTCAGCGAGATCCTGGAGGAACTCCGCCAGTTCTCCACGGTGACGGTCGATGGCGGCAAGGCGATCGTGTGTGTGGTCGGCGACAATCTGAGGAACAGTATCGGCGTCGCGGCCCGCATCCTCCTGCCGCTCAGCAGGCTCAACGTGAACATCAACATGATCTCCCAGGGGGCATCCGAGATCAACCTGAGCTTTGTGATCGACGAAAGCAATGTGCCGATCGCGGTACAGGCACTGCATGCGGAGTTCTTTGATAACGGCAACCCGGACCCGGAGATCTTTGACTGA
- a CDS encoding LysM peptidoglycan-binding domain-containing protein, giving the protein MPPHPGSDGPIDFSDVTSGATTSGEPRTYVVKAGDSLSKIAKLMYKDAKQWKKIYEANKDKIKNPDLIRPGQEFIIP; this is encoded by the coding sequence ATGCCTCCTCATCCCGGATCGGATGGTCCCATCGATTTTTCTGATGTGACCAGCGGGGCGACAACGTCCGGCGAACCGCGGACGTACGTGGTCAAAGCGGGCGATTCCCTTTCCAAGATCGCCAAGCTGATGTACAAAGATGCCAAGCAGTGGAAAAAGATCTACGAGGCGAACAAGGATAAGATCAAGAATCCCGATCTGATCCGCCCCGGACAGGAATTCATCATCCCGTAA